The Streptomyces sp. DH-12 genome has a window encoding:
- a CDS encoding polysaccharide deacetylase family protein has translation MTDPLPRSAARRAAAVGLPLAAAALAHIGPAATWLPVVRGRLSPRLAGVGHPRHVALTFDDGPDPTSTPRFLDTLDGLGVRATFFVLGDGVVRHPAVVRETVRRGHEVAVHGWGHDRPWLPARDARSLRRAVEAVRDVTGLTPLWYRPPYGILTSGRWTAARAAGLRPVLWTAWGRDWTASATPASVRAAVEADLRGGGTVLLHDTDRTAAPGCWRATLGALPDLVAGCRAAGLTVGPLAEHGTAEVHATAPLMPGGPTAVPRPSAPGRSWHA, from the coding sequence ATGACCGATCCGCTCCCCCGGTCGGCCGCGCGGCGTGCCGCGGCCGTCGGGCTGCCGCTCGCCGCGGCCGCCCTGGCGCACATCGGCCCCGCGGCCACCTGGCTGCCCGTGGTCCGCGGCCGCCTGTCCCCCCGCCTCGCCGGCGTCGGACACCCCCGTCACGTCGCCCTGACCTTCGACGACGGACCCGACCCCACGTCCACGCCCCGCTTCCTCGACACGCTGGACGGCCTCGGTGTGCGGGCCACCTTCTTCGTCCTCGGCGACGGGGTCGTACGGCATCCGGCCGTGGTGCGGGAGACGGTGCGGCGGGGGCACGAGGTGGCCGTGCACGGCTGGGGCCACGACCGGCCGTGGCTGCCGGCGCGCGACGCCCGCTCCCTGCGCCGCGCCGTCGAGGCCGTGCGGGACGTCACGGGGCTGACTCCGCTGTGGTACCGGCCGCCGTACGGCATCCTCACCTCCGGACGCTGGACCGCCGCCCGCGCGGCGGGGCTGCGTCCGGTGCTGTGGACGGCCTGGGGGCGGGACTGGACGGCCTCGGCCACCCCCGCGTCGGTGCGCGCCGCGGTCGAGGCGGACCTGCGCGGCGGCGGTACGGTCCTGCTGCACGACACGGACCGCACGGCGGCGCCGGGATGCTGGCGGGCCACGCTGGGCGCGCTGCCCGACCTGGTGGCCGGGTGCCGCGCCGCGGGTCTGACCGTCGGCCCGCTCGCCGAGCACGGCACGGCGGAGGTGCACGCCACCGCTCCCCTGATGCCGGGCGGGCCGACCGCCGTCCCGCGCCCGTCGGCGCCCGGCCGGTCGTGGCACGCGTGA